One segment of Streptomyces sp. NBC_00576 DNA contains the following:
- a CDS encoding LLM class flavin-dependent oxidoreductase, translating to MTNLRIGVMYDRDWAPEGLPGFARQAEALGVDDLWVVEDLGWNGGVSAAAVALGATERLRVGIGITPAPLRSPALLAMELATLARVFPGRLVAGIGHGVREWMTSVGVAPRSPLALLEETITSVRALLHGERVELEGREVHLDGVQLVHPPAEPPPVVAGVVRARSLELSGRVADGTLIAEGHGPRDLENTRALTAKGGAGPEHTLTVLAFCCVGDDPGEVARTLHPHTEGHGGWLGRPQEDVFTVSGSAPEAAGDIGALSAAGADTVVLRIVGAEPLRQLEAVLRALGR from the coding sequence ATGACGAACCTTCGGATCGGTGTGATGTACGACCGCGACTGGGCCCCGGAAGGGCTGCCCGGGTTCGCGCGGCAGGCCGAGGCCCTCGGTGTGGACGACCTGTGGGTGGTCGAGGACCTCGGCTGGAACGGCGGTGTGTCGGCGGCCGCCGTGGCGCTGGGCGCGACGGAGCGGCTGCGGGTGGGCATCGGGATCACACCCGCTCCGTTGCGCAGCCCGGCGCTGCTGGCGATGGAACTGGCCACGCTGGCCCGGGTGTTCCCGGGCCGGCTCGTGGCCGGGATCGGGCACGGGGTACGGGAGTGGATGACGTCGGTCGGCGTCGCTCCCCGTTCACCGCTGGCCCTGCTGGAGGAGACGATCACCTCCGTACGCGCCCTGCTGCACGGGGAGCGGGTCGAGCTGGAGGGGCGCGAAGTGCACCTGGACGGCGTCCAGTTGGTGCACCCGCCCGCCGAACCGCCGCCCGTGGTCGCGGGGGTGGTGCGCGCCCGCTCGCTGGAGCTGTCCGGCCGGGTCGCGGACGGCACCCTGATCGCCGAGGGCCACGGCCCGCGCGACCTGGAGAACACCCGGGCGCTGACCGCGAAGGGCGGCGCCGGTCCCGAACACACTCTGACGGTGCTGGCCTTCTGCTGCGTGGGCGACGACCCCGGCGAGGTCGCGCGGACCCTGCATCCGCACACCGAGGGTCACGGCGGCTGGCTGGGCCGCCCGCAGGAGGACGTGTTCACCGTGTCCGGCAGTGCCCCGGAGGCCGCCGGGGACATCGGCGCGCTGTCGGCGGCCGGAGCGGACACCGTCGTACTCCGGATCGTCGGCGCCGAGCCCCTGCGTCAACTCGAGGCCGTGCTGCGGGCGTTGGGCCGCTGA
- a CDS encoding glycoside hydrolase family 5 protein codes for MRKGKLMRNVLGGTRPSPRLRAALVALALAATSGTAVAASPASASTPAHGAPSKDTTQFKGVNWADPRDNFADDLLHLSGLSTSDNYARTYAKSSRIISAFRANLGANTVRLPINPYTVNGSYWKSYRAVVDAASDKGFKVILSYWEGTGAQKDGFIDDTATYWPMWDRVVKAYKNDKHVYFEPMNEPHGYTDTEWADIAAKWLAKYKSVARGQVFVSGAGYNDHVTSVCADPRLKGTYLSLHHYGFWKEYATYDQWVADLKVRIGDCANRTVADEFGAFMTTGFDYNKKTPDNNFINYMQAVTDTFRKLKMGSVYWPGLRTDDMYSIQTLTGTTDRPWLATTNQSGADRLAWGWGRGKPVKG; via the coding sequence ATGCGAAAGGGCAAGTTGATGCGCAACGTCCTCGGCGGCACCCGCCCATCTCCCCGGCTGCGCGCCGCCCTCGTGGCGCTCGCGCTCGCCGCGACCAGCGGTACGGCGGTCGCCGCGAGTCCCGCCTCCGCCTCCACTCCCGCCCACGGCGCGCCGAGCAAGGACACGACCCAGTTCAAGGGCGTCAACTGGGCCGACCCGCGCGACAACTTCGCCGACGACCTGCTCCACCTCTCCGGCCTGTCGACGTCCGACAACTACGCCCGGACCTACGCCAAGTCGAGCCGGATCATCTCGGCGTTCCGCGCGAACCTCGGTGCCAACACCGTGCGGCTGCCGATCAACCCGTACACGGTCAACGGCTCCTACTGGAAGTCGTACCGCGCGGTCGTCGACGCGGCGTCCGACAAGGGCTTCAAGGTGATCCTTTCCTACTGGGAGGGCACCGGCGCCCAGAAGGACGGCTTCATCGACGACACGGCCACCTACTGGCCCATGTGGGACAGGGTCGTCAAGGCGTACAAGAACGACAAGCACGTCTACTTCGAGCCGATGAACGAGCCGCACGGCTACACCGACACCGAGTGGGCCGACATCGCGGCGAAGTGGCTCGCGAAGTACAAGTCCGTTGCGCGGGGCCAGGTGTTCGTCAGCGGCGCCGGCTACAACGACCACGTCACGTCCGTCTGCGCCGACCCGCGCCTGAAGGGCACGTACCTGTCGCTGCACCACTACGGCTTCTGGAAGGAGTACGCGACCTACGACCAGTGGGTGGCCGACCTGAAGGTACGCATCGGTGACTGCGCCAACCGGACCGTCGCGGACGAGTTCGGGGCCTTCATGACCACGGGCTTCGACTACAACAAGAAGACCCCCGACAACAACTTCATCAACTACATGCAGGCCGTCACCGACACCTTCCGCAAGCTGAAGATGGGCTCCGTCTACTGGCCCGGCCTGCGCACGGACGACATGTACTCGATCCAGACCCTGACGGGCACCACCGACCGCCCCTGGCTGGCCACCACCAACCAGTCCGGCGCCGACCGCCTCGCCTGGGGCTGGGGCCGCGGCAAGCCGGTCAAGGGCTGA
- a CDS encoding LacI family DNA-binding transcriptional regulator: MTKVTRDDVARLAGTSSAVVSYVVNNGPRPVSAEKRRRVLEAVRELGYRPDRVAQAMASRRTDLLGLIVPDARQPFFGEIIHALERAAADRGKMVLVGNSDYQEEREIHYLHAFLGMRVSALILVSLGIGDRIAAELDGMDTRVVLMHERSASVRKFAVVTDDIEGARIATRHLLQHGHTAVACLGGPESAPLAGDPVADHVEGWRKAMADAGHSTEGLLFRAPYNRYDTYGAALRLLAAPDRPTAVFCSTDDQAIGLLRAARELGVAVPGELAVVGFDDVKEAAMTDPPLTTVASDREAMARKAVDIALDPELDAATPGGTDRTRRFPSRLVLRASCGCQDQDSTFRPLAAQAPAAAV, from the coding sequence GTGACAAAGGTGACACGGGACGACGTCGCCAGACTCGCCGGAACTTCCAGCGCGGTTGTCAGTTACGTCGTCAACAATGGCCCCCGGCCCGTCTCCGCGGAGAAACGCAGACGCGTTCTCGAAGCCGTCAGGGAACTCGGTTACCGGCCCGACCGGGTGGCCCAGGCCATGGCCAGTCGCCGTACGGACCTGCTGGGGCTGATCGTTCCGGACGCCCGTCAGCCATTCTTCGGGGAAATCATCCACGCGTTGGAACGTGCCGCCGCCGACCGGGGAAAAATGGTGCTCGTCGGTAACTCCGATTACCAGGAGGAGCGCGAAATCCATTACCTGCACGCCTTTTTGGGGATGCGGGTGTCGGCACTGATCCTGGTCAGTCTGGGGATCGGCGACCGGATCGCCGCGGAGCTCGACGGCATGGACACCAGGGTCGTGCTGATGCACGAACGGTCCGCGTCGGTACGGAAGTTCGCCGTGGTCACGGACGACATCGAGGGCGCCAGGATCGCCACCCGGCATCTCCTCCAGCACGGACACACCGCCGTGGCCTGCCTCGGCGGACCCGAGTCGGCTCCCCTGGCCGGGGATCCCGTCGCCGACCATGTCGAGGGCTGGCGCAAGGCGATGGCGGACGCCGGCCACTCCACCGAGGGGCTCCTCTTCCGCGCCCCCTACAACCGGTATGACACCTACGGCGCCGCCCTGCGCCTGCTCGCCGCCCCCGACCGGCCGACCGCCGTGTTCTGCTCGACCGACGACCAGGCCATCGGCCTGCTGCGGGCAGCCCGCGAACTGGGCGTCGCCGTACCGGGCGAGCTGGCGGTGGTGGGCTTCGACGACGTCAAGGAGGCGGCGATGACCGACCCGCCGCTGACGACGGTCGCCTCCGACCGCGAGGCGATGGCCCGTAAGGCCGTGGACATCGCGCTCGATCCGGAACTGGACGCGGCGACGCCCGGCGGGACGGACCGCACCCGGCGCTTCCCGTCCCGCCTGGTCCTCCGGGCGTCGTGCGGCTGCCAGGACCAGGACTCCACCTTCCGACCCCTGGCGGCCCAGGCCCCGGCGGCCGCTGTCTGA
- a CDS encoding NPP1 family protein → MKITSRVRRASLVLGSAVALVVAVPGSAFAAPPSALPANADTLENTWQPAYDYDTDGCYPTPAIGPDGTVNGGLNPSGSVSGECHDTSDLDNTNGYSREKCNNGWCAIMYALYFEKDQAVAGSSIGGHRNDWEHVVVWVQDGQAKYVATSAHGEFTVQSSSAVRWDGNHPKIVYHKDGALTHTFRIAGSNDEPPENAYGTWQYPDLVGWNGYPAGLRDKLSAYDFGSANFGLKDANFAAHLTKAMPSGISFDPNA, encoded by the coding sequence GTGAAGATCACCTCGCGCGTCCGCAGAGCCTCGCTGGTTCTCGGCAGCGCCGTCGCGCTGGTCGTCGCCGTTCCCGGCAGCGCGTTCGCCGCCCCGCCGTCCGCGCTGCCCGCCAACGCCGACACCCTTGAGAACACGTGGCAGCCGGCCTACGACTACGACACCGACGGCTGCTACCCCACGCCGGCCATCGGGCCCGACGGAACCGTCAACGGCGGTCTCAACCCGTCCGGTTCGGTCAGCGGCGAGTGCCACGACACCTCGGACCTCGACAACACCAACGGCTACTCGCGCGAGAAGTGCAACAACGGCTGGTGCGCGATCATGTACGCCCTCTACTTCGAGAAGGACCAGGCCGTCGCCGGCAGCAGCATCGGCGGGCACCGGAACGACTGGGAGCACGTCGTAGTGTGGGTGCAGGACGGCCAGGCAAAGTACGTCGCCACGTCCGCGCACGGCGAGTTCACGGTCCAGAGCAGCAGCGCGGTCCGCTGGGACGGCAACCACCCCAAGATCGTCTACCACAAGGACGGGGCGCTCACCCACACCTTCCGCATCGCCGGCTCGAACGACGAGCCGCCGGAGAACGCCTACGGCACCTGGCAGTACCCGGACCTGGTCGGCTGGAACGGCTACCCGGCGGGGCTGCGCGACAAGTTGAGCGCGTACGACTTCGGCAGCGCCAACTTCGGCCTCAAGGACGCCAACTTCGCCGCCCACCTCACCAAGGCCATGCCCTCGGGCATCTCGTTCGACCCGAACGCCTGA
- a CDS encoding TIGR03619 family F420-dependent LLM class oxidoreductase, translating into MTAAPRMQLVLSENWTMTGGRVDLPLLVRWAREAEDAGFDSVMLSEHIVLGPDAGANGIMGNPRDYALPGNQDPYMPWPNSLILLAAIASVTERVRLAASAVIAPLRHPLLLARELGTLDLLCEGRLMVLPNVSWSRDEYDALGVPFARRGRLLDEHLEVWAKLWGPSPVSHEGEHYRFENVYFEPKAYRADGPRLCFGGAGMHAAMVRRLVRYGHAFNPLGRPTAEEMRVLGEAMKEGGRDVSELEMIGGTRAVFPDDRSCADLGAALASIPEQMELGFTTFCVKPSQFIDDPDGVGGFCRDVMRRVSGGASAV; encoded by the coding sequence ATGACCGCAGCTCCTCGAATGCAACTGGTCCTCAGCGAGAACTGGACCATGACCGGCGGACGTGTCGACCTGCCACTGCTGGTGCGCTGGGCCAGAGAGGCCGAGGACGCCGGGTTCGACTCGGTGATGCTCAGCGAGCACATCGTGCTCGGCCCCGACGCCGGCGCGAACGGCATCATGGGCAACCCGCGCGACTACGCCCTGCCGGGCAACCAGGACCCGTACATGCCCTGGCCCAACTCCCTGATACTGCTCGCCGCGATCGCCTCGGTGACCGAGCGGGTCCGGCTGGCCGCCTCGGCGGTGATCGCTCCGCTGCGTCATCCCCTGTTGCTGGCGCGGGAGTTGGGCACGCTCGACCTGCTCTGTGAGGGGCGGCTGATGGTGCTGCCCAATGTCAGCTGGAGCCGGGACGAGTACGACGCGCTCGGGGTGCCCTTCGCCCGACGGGGCCGGCTGCTGGACGAACACCTGGAGGTCTGGGCGAAGCTGTGGGGGCCGTCGCCGGTGTCCCACGAGGGCGAGCACTACCGGTTCGAGAACGTCTACTTCGAGCCCAAGGCGTATCGGGCGGACGGGCCCCGGCTGTGCTTCGGCGGGGCCGGGATGCACGCGGCGATGGTGCGGAGGCTGGTGCGGTACGGGCACGCCTTCAATCCGCTGGGGCGTCCGACCGCCGAGGAGATGCGGGTGCTCGGGGAGGCGATGAAGGAGGGAGGGCGGGACGTTTCCGAGCTGGAGATGATCGGGGGGACGCGGGCGGTGTTTCCTGATGACCGGTCCTGTGCGGATCTTGGGGCGGCATTGGCTTCGATCCCGGAGCAGATGGAGTTGGGTTTTACAACGTTTTGTGTGAAACCCTCCCAGTTCATTGATGATCCGGACGGGGTCGGAGGGTTCTGCCGGGATGTGATGCGGCGGGTATCGGGCGGAGCGTCTGCCGTGTGA
- a CDS encoding MarR family winged helix-turn-helix transcriptional regulator, whose product MPLTQRPIVETEQLVKAKLGDIPIRHDQMAVVANIHRAASAVRQHVENSVLRGVDLTWTGFVVLWVVWISGETETRLVAEEAGISKGTLTGVARTLESRGLVRRIEHPSDGRRVLLGLTDEGEALMRTLFPDFNAEEAFVAAPLSAEECRATADALRRIVVQVETHGEDRRLELLDGAEPAPRRSGRRPKS is encoded by the coding sequence ATGCCGTTGACGCAGCGACCGATCGTCGAGACCGAGCAGTTGGTCAAGGCCAAGCTCGGGGACATTCCGATCCGGCACGACCAGATGGCCGTCGTCGCGAACATCCACCGGGCCGCCTCCGCCGTGCGCCAGCATGTCGAGAACTCCGTGCTGCGTGGCGTGGATCTGACGTGGACCGGGTTCGTCGTGCTGTGGGTCGTCTGGATCTCCGGGGAGACCGAGACGCGGCTCGTGGCCGAGGAGGCCGGGATCTCCAAGGGGACACTCACCGGGGTGGCCCGGACACTGGAGTCGCGTGGGCTGGTCCGGCGTATCGAGCACCCCTCGGACGGGCGGCGGGTGCTGCTCGGGCTCACGGATGAGGGTGAGGCGCTGATGCGGACGCTGTTTCCCGACTTCAACGCCGAGGAGGCGTTCGTCGCCGCGCCGCTGAGCGCCGAGGAGTGCCGGGCCACCGCGGACGCGCTGCGCAGGATCGTCGTCCAGGTCGAGACCCATGGGGAGGACCGCCGGCTGGAGCTGCTCGACGGCGCCGAACCCGCGCCGCGCCGCAGCGGACGCCGGCCCAAGAGCTGA
- a CDS encoding type 1 glutamine amidotransferase yields MRALLIRHDHLSLSGPVGDRIAQLGYEIDELTVVPAERYDTPGVEFDFPDPAGYDLIVLLGAPWSVYDRDSVAPWIDGELELLRSAHAAELPVLGICFGAQALATALGGSVEAAPRHEIGWTAVESDLPGLIPAGPWFQWHFDRFVVPPGAVELARSAVGPQAFRAGRALGVQFHPELDEETLLQWLDSGGRREARAHGEDPDQLLAETRARREESRQRAYDLVDAFLAQIAGVVTGPIADGRGRAA; encoded by the coding sequence GTGCGCGCCCTGCTCATACGTCACGACCATCTCTCGCTGTCCGGTCCCGTCGGCGACCGCATCGCCCAACTCGGCTACGAAATCGATGAGTTGACCGTCGTACCGGCCGAGCGGTACGACACCCCGGGTGTGGAGTTCGACTTCCCCGACCCGGCCGGCTATGACCTGATCGTGCTGCTCGGGGCGCCCTGGTCGGTCTACGACAGGGACTCGGTCGCGCCCTGGATCGACGGCGAACTGGAACTGCTGCGCAGCGCCCACGCCGCCGAGCTGCCCGTGCTCGGCATCTGCTTCGGGGCGCAGGCGCTCGCCACCGCCCTCGGGGGGAGCGTGGAGGCGGCGCCCCGGCACGAGATCGGCTGGACGGCCGTCGAGTCGGACCTGCCTGGGCTGATTCCGGCGGGGCCGTGGTTCCAGTGGCACTTCGACCGGTTCGTGGTCCCGCCGGGCGCGGTGGAGCTCGCCCGCAGCGCCGTCGGTCCGCAGGCATTCCGGGCCGGACGGGCGCTCGGGGTCCAGTTCCATCCCGAGCTCGACGAGGAGACGCTGCTCCAGTGGCTGGACTCCGGCGGCCGGCGCGAGGCGAGGGCGCACGGTGAGGACCCGGATCAGCTGCTCGCCGAGACCCGCGCCCGGCGCGAGGAGTCACGGCAACGGGCGTACGACCTCGTGGACGCGTTTCTCGCGCAGATCGCCGGGGTGGTGACGGGCCCGATCGCCGATGGGCGGGGGCGCGCGGCCTGA
- a CDS encoding DUF6174 domain-containing protein codes for MASVRLLSSVVLAGGLMCAAVGCDADSGASVSGERSSTSSPTPSSSFSSFGESWKEPASYVYTLTSSEGERSLIGTFRVTVRDGKVAKAVGLDESARGAVERAPEEVPTIKGLLDQLARAHHEGADTAEAEYAPDGHPVRITLDPEENAVDDEESYVISGYKPVPAPAGDQS; via the coding sequence ATGGCTTCGGTCCGATTGCTGTCGTCCGTCGTGCTGGCCGGGGGGCTGATGTGCGCGGCCGTCGGCTGTGACGCGGATTCCGGGGCCTCGGTGTCGGGGGAGCGCTCGTCGACGTCGTCGCCCACCCCCTCGTCCTCGTTCTCGTCATTCGGGGAGTCCTGGAAGGAACCCGCCTCGTACGTCTACACGTTGACGTCGAGCGAGGGTGAGCGCAGCCTGATCGGCACGTTCCGGGTGACCGTTCGGGACGGGAAGGTGGCCAAGGCGGTCGGGCTCGACGAGAGCGCGCGGGGCGCGGTGGAGCGCGCGCCCGAGGAAGTGCCCACCATCAAGGGGCTGCTGGACCAGCTGGCCCGGGCCCACCACGAGGGCGCGGACACGGCGGAGGCGGAGTACGCGCCCGACGGGCACCCCGTACGGATCACCCTGGACCCGGAGGAGAACGCGGTCGACGACGAGGAGTCGTACGTCATCAGCGGCTACAAGCCGGTTCCAGCGCCTGCGGGGGATCAGTCCTAG
- a CDS encoding magnesium and cobalt transport protein CorA — protein MSMVGSLRKVARLARRGRRVDLSHPARSPLGSTVVNCVIYRDGVRQPTAPTVEESVARVRKHDRGFVWLGLHEPSATEFARVAELFGLHPLAVEDAVQAHQRPKVERYGAVLFAVFKTVCYVEHEELTATSEVVTTGEIMVFAGPDFVVTVRHGRHGSLGPLREDLESDPEQLSRGPAAVLHGIADHVVDDYLNVTDSVQDDIDQVESDVFSPQSPRTADAGRIYQLKRELLELKRAVVPLGRPLQQLATEPMPSVEPSIQAYFRDVSDHLIRATEQIHAYDALLDSILQAHLAQVTVGQNEDMRKITAWAAIVAVPTMVCGIYGMNFQHMPELHWRYGYPLVLSVIGTVCFFVHRGFKRNGWL, from the coding sequence ATGTCGATGGTCGGCAGCCTGCGCAAAGTGGCCCGCCTGGCTCGGCGTGGGCGGCGCGTGGACCTCAGTCACCCCGCCCGCTCACCGCTCGGCTCGACCGTCGTCAACTGCGTCATCTACCGCGACGGTGTACGCCAGCCCACCGCCCCGACCGTCGAGGAGTCCGTCGCCCGCGTACGCAAGCACGACCGCGGTTTCGTCTGGCTCGGGCTGCACGAACCCTCCGCGACGGAGTTCGCCCGCGTCGCCGAACTGTTCGGGCTGCACCCGCTCGCCGTGGAGGACGCCGTCCAGGCCCATCAGCGCCCCAAGGTGGAGCGGTACGGCGCTGTCCTGTTCGCCGTGTTCAAGACGGTCTGCTACGTCGAGCACGAGGAGCTCACCGCGACCAGCGAGGTCGTCACCACCGGCGAGATCATGGTCTTCGCCGGCCCGGACTTCGTCGTCACCGTCCGGCACGGCCGGCACGGCTCCCTGGGCCCCCTGCGCGAGGACCTGGAGTCCGACCCGGAGCAGCTCAGCAGGGGTCCGGCCGCGGTGCTGCACGGCATCGCCGACCATGTCGTCGACGACTACCTGAACGTCACGGACTCCGTCCAGGACGACATCGACCAGGTCGAGTCGGACGTGTTCTCCCCGCAGAGCCCGCGCACCGCCGACGCCGGCCGTATCTACCAGCTCAAGCGCGAGCTCCTCGAACTGAAGCGGGCGGTGGTCCCCCTCGGCCGCCCTCTCCAGCAGCTGGCCACCGAGCCGATGCCCTCCGTCGAGCCGTCGATACAGGCCTACTTCCGCGACGTGTCCGACCACCTCATCCGCGCCACCGAGCAGATCCACGCCTACGACGCCCTGCTCGACTCGATCCTCCAGGCCCACCTCGCACAGGTCACCGTCGGCCAGAACGAGGACATGCGGAAGATCACGGCGTGGGCCGCGATCGTCGCCGTACCGACGATGGTCTGCGGGATCTACGGCATGAACTTCCAGCACATGCCCGAACTGCACTGGCGCTACGGCTACCCGCTCGTCCTCTCCGTCATCGGCACCGTCTGCTTCTTCGTCCACCGCGGTTTCAAGCGCAACGGCTGGCTGTGA
- a CDS encoding pectate lyase, whose translation MGGWPTVAGVKAVTASIEVSGTYDGGLKRFYGSGVLGSADQDENQGPIFELADGAVLKNVVLGAPAADGVHCLGSCTLQNVWWEDVGEDAATFKGKSASATYLVSGGGARNADDKVFQFNGAGTLTVQNFQVADFGKLARSCGNCKTQYERHIVVKNVRATGPGKALVGINANYGDTATISGVTVIGDSSRKITICERFQGNSSGAEPPSLGSGPDGTHCRYSSSDITYR comes from the coding sequence CTGGGCGGGTGGCCCACTGTCGCCGGCGTGAAGGCGGTCACCGCGAGCATCGAGGTCTCAGGTACGTACGACGGCGGTCTCAAGCGCTTCTACGGCTCCGGTGTCCTCGGCAGTGCCGACCAGGACGAGAACCAGGGCCCGATCTTCGAACTCGCCGACGGTGCGGTGCTGAAGAACGTGGTCCTGGGGGCTCCGGCCGCCGACGGCGTTCACTGCCTGGGCAGTTGCACCCTGCAGAACGTGTGGTGGGAGGACGTCGGCGAGGACGCGGCCACGTTCAAGGGCAAGTCGGCCTCGGCGACCTACCTGGTCTCCGGCGGCGGCGCGCGCAACGCGGACGACAAGGTCTTCCAGTTCAACGGTGCCGGCACGCTGACCGTGCAGAACTTCCAGGTCGCCGACTTCGGCAAGCTGGCCCGCTCGTGCGGCAACTGCAAGACGCAGTACGAGCGCCACATCGTGGTGAAGAACGTACGGGCGACCGGTCCGGGCAAGGCTCTGGTCGGGATCAACGCCAACTACGGGGACACGGCCACGATTTCGGGGGTCACGGTCATCGGCGACAGCAGCAGGAAGATCACCATCTGCGAGCGCTTCCAGGGCAACTCCTCCGGCGCCGAACCGCCGTCCCTCGGCAGCGGCCCGGACGGTACGCACTGCCGCTACAGCAGTTCGGACATCACGTACAGGTGA
- a CDS encoding rod shape-determining protein encodes MTVSLEQMRRCHFAVDLGAARTRVYVKGAGLVVDQPSVAAVNTRTGALIAVGEFAEKMTGRTPDYIRVVRPVSGGTVVDIEMAQRMLRHLIGDKVRRTLRRKPFLRAAACYPHDADPLAQRAAIETLVGLGARRVELVDTLVAAAVGCGLPVEQPEATMVMVCGAAATQLAVLSLGSIVTAERIPVGGEAVDHAIVQHLRHEHELMLPSQSVRPLQLALSGNGLTAHGPSSTEIHGRDVATGLARSVQVDTAAVRDAIQTPLTAVLDGIGKVLRDCPPDLVADLADRGIMMVGGSALLPGFDQMLRQATGMPVHIAERPDVCAVQGLGYMLEGKIEPMVLDPLAT; translated from the coding sequence ATGACCGTCAGTCTGGAACAGATGCGCCGCTGCCACTTCGCCGTCGACCTCGGGGCCGCGCGGACCCGCGTCTACGTCAAGGGTGCCGGGCTCGTGGTCGACCAGCCGTCCGTCGCCGCCGTGAACACCAGGACCGGGGCGCTGATCGCGGTCGGGGAGTTCGCAGAGAAGATGACGGGACGCACACCCGACTACATCCGGGTCGTGCGACCCGTGTCCGGTGGGACCGTCGTCGACATCGAGATGGCGCAGCGCATGCTGCGGCACCTGATCGGCGACAAGGTACGGCGAACGCTGCGCCGCAAGCCCTTCCTACGGGCCGCCGCCTGCTACCCGCACGACGCCGACCCGCTCGCGCAGCGCGCGGCCATCGAGACGCTCGTCGGGCTCGGCGCCCGGCGCGTCGAGCTCGTCGACACGCTTGTCGCCGCCGCCGTGGGGTGCGGGCTGCCCGTCGAACAGCCCGAGGCGACCATGGTCATGGTGTGCGGCGCCGCCGCCACCCAGCTCGCCGTTCTCTCCCTCGGCTCTATCGTGACCGCCGAGCGGATCCCGGTCGGGGGCGAGGCCGTCGACCACGCGATCGTGCAGCATCTGCGGCACGAGCATGAGCTGATGCTGCCCAGCCAGTCCGTACGTCCACTGCAGCTCGCCCTCTCCGGCAACGGGCTCACCGCTCACGGCCCGTCGTCCACCGAGATCCACGGACGGGACGTCGCCACCGGCCTCGCCCGCTCCGTCCAGGTCGACACCGCCGCCGTGCGCGACGCCATCCAGACGCCGCTGACGGCCGTACTCGACGGGATCGGAAAGGTGCTGCGGGACTGCCCGCCCGATCTGGTGGCCGACCTCGCCGACCGCGGGATCATGATGGTCGGCGGCAGCGCGCTGCTCCCCGGCTTCGACCAGATGCTGCGGCAGGCCACGGGCATGCCGGTGCACATCGCCGAGCGGCCGGACGTGTGCGCGGTACAGGGCCTCGGGTACATGCTGGAGGGCAAGATCGAGCCGATGGTGCTGGATCCGCTGGCCACCTGA